GCGATGCGCGTTTCGGAGTTGGGCTCGCCGGCCTCTTCCTTCACGCGCATGAAGTGGTCGTCGTCGACCAGCCGGCTGCGGTAGGTGCCGGGCACCGACGACACGCCCGGCTGCCACGGCACCACGGCCTCGTAGTGCTTGGCGATGCGGCGCTCCGGGAACATGGCCTGGTAGGCGCCGCGCGTTTCGGGACGCACCGAGAACAGCACCAGCCCCGCGGTGCTGCGGTCGATGCGGTGCAGCGGCACCAGGTCGTCGAGCTTCAGCTTGCGCTTGAGCCGCACCAGCAGGCTTTCCTGCAGGTATTTGCCGGTGGGAGTCACGGGCAGGAACGGGGGCTTGTCCACCACCAGGAGCTGGTCGTCCTGGAACAGCACCTGCTCGTCGAAGGGAATGCGCACCTCGGCATCGAGCGTGCGGTAGTAGTACACGCGCAAGGGCGCCTGGTAGCGGCGCTGCGCGGTCACGGGCACGCCGTGTTCGTCGACCACGTCGCTGGCCTCGATGCGGGCCATCCAGGCTTCGCGCGTGATCGCGGGAAAGCGTTCGATCAGGAATTCGACGATGGTGGGCCATGGGCCTTGCGGAAGCCCGACGCAGCTCGGGCCGACGCCGTCGCGCGTGGGCAGGGGCAGGCGTTGGCTCGTCATTGCGAGAGTTCGGCCTGGAGCAGCGCCACGGCCTCGGCGAACGAGGGCCGCGCGGATACGTCGGCTTGCATGCAGCGGTCCTTCAGCGCAACCATGGCCTGCGGCGGTGCATCGCTGCAGCGCTCGAGCAATTCTTCCAGCAGGCAGCCGAAGGCGCGCATCTCCAGCCGCTGCAGTGCCCTGGCCTGCGCCGTGTCGAGCGCGCCGGTCATCCAGGCCGCGCCGAAGTCGCCGAGCAGTCCGCCGCCCTGCGCATTCCAGAGGATGTTGTGCGCGTAGAGGTCTCCATGCAGGATGCCGCGCGCATGCAGGTGCCGCATGGCGGAGGCGATGTCGCGGGCGATGCGCAACGCCACTTCGGAAGTCCACTGCGCATCGGCTGCATAGACGTCGCGCGTGCAGGACGCAAGGCTCGGCGGGCCGGCGAGCGTACGGAAAGATGGATTCACGAGCGCCATGACCAGGCCCTGGGTGCCGTCGGGATGGCCGTCGACACGGCCCTGCGCGGCAATCAGCGTCGGATGCGCGCCGGCTGCAATGCTGGCGGCCATTTCACTGTGCGGCCAGCCGTCGCTGGTGACCGCGCCCTTGAACAGCTTGACGGCCACCGGCTGCGACGCGGGGCCCTGGGTCGCCTGGTGAATGACCCCCGACGCGCCTTCGCCGAGCTTTTGCCCCAGCTTCAGCTCGCGCCAGTCGACGTGCGGCACCGACTGCGCGGCGATGGCGGCTTCCTCGGCCTGCATGTCGAAGGGATTGCCCGCGCCCGCGAGCCATGAGAGGCGCGGCAGCGCGAGCAGCCATGCGGGCAGCGCCTCAAAGCGGTTGGCGGAAATGCGCAGCAGTTCGAGCCGGCCGCAGGCCGCCAGCGATTCCGGCAGCGCCCGCAGCCGGTTGCCGGCCAGCATGAGCTTCTGCATGGCAGTGCACTGGCCGAGCGCCTCGGGCAGGTTCTCGATCTGGTTGTCCGTGAGGATCAGCCAGCGCAGCGACGGCAGCTGCAACGCAGCGGCAGGCACGATGCGGATGCGGTTGGCCTTGAACCCGACCATCTCCAGCGCCTGGCACTGGCCGAGGGATTCGGGCAGATGCGTGAAGCGGTTGTCCGAGCAGAACAGCACGCGCAGGCGGTGCAGCCGGCCGAGGTCGGCGGGCAGCGAATCGAGCGCATTGCCTGAAAGATTCAGTGTTTCGAGCGAATCGGCCAGGTCGAAGATTTCGCGCGGGAACTCGGTGAGTCCGCACGAGAGGTCGAGCCTGGTGGCGCCTGCCAGCCGGCCCGCGCGCAGCTCAGCAAGCGTGTCCATCCGGCGAGTCTAAAGTGCCCGGGCCGCGGCGCTGCGCGCGCCGAAGCGGTAGATGCCGTCCGGGCCCAATTCGCGCCTGAGCTGGCCCGCGAACCACAGCAGGTGCAGGTGCGCCACGGTCTCGCCCATGGCGAAGGTCATCTGGTGCAGATCGAGTTCGCGCTTGAACAGGATCGGAAGGCCCTCGGCCGCGGTCAGCGGACGCGCGGTGCAGGCTTCGAGCAGCTCGGCCAGGCGGTCGCGATGGTGCTCCTGCAGCTGGTCGACGCGGCGGTGAATGCCCGTGAACGGCTTGCCATGCGAGGGCAGGCCCAGCGTGTCGGCCGGCAGCGCCTTGAACTTGTCGATGCTGTCCAGGAAGAGCCGCAGCGAGTTGGCTTCGGGCTCGCCCGCATGCACGCTCACGTTGGTCGAGATGCGCGGCAGCATCATGTCGCCGCCCAGCAGCAGCTTCAGCTCGTCGCAGTACAGCGCGATGTGCTCGGGCGCGTGGCCGTAGCCGCTGATGCAGCGCCAGGCGTGGCCGTTGATGGCCACGGTGTCGCCGTCCATCATGCGCGTGAAGCGGTCGGGCACGGAGGGCACCATGCTGGCGTAGTAGTTGGTGCGCGCGCGGATCTTGGCGACCGCCTCGAGATCGACGAGTCCGTGCGACGCGAAGAAGCGCGCCGCGGCGTCGCCGCCCGCCAGCGTGTCGCCGGCGGTGCTCAGCACGCGGGCCACGTGGTAGTCGGTCGAGCTGATCCACAGCGGCGCGTTCCAGCGCGTGCACAGCCACTCGGCCAGGCCGATGTGGTCGGGATGCATGTGGGTGACGATCACGCGCAGGATCGGCAAGCCCTGCAGCTGGGTTTCGAAGACCTGCTCCCACTGCGCGCGGGCTTCGTCGTGCGCGATGCAGCAGTCGACCACGGTCCAGCCCTCGACGCCGTCGAGGCTGTCGCGCAGCAGCCAGAGGTTGATATGGTCGAGCGCAAACGGCAGCCGCATGCGGATCCATCGCACGCCCGGCGCAACTTCCAGTGCTTCGCCGGGGGCGGGCAGGGTGTCGCCCAGGGGGTAGTGGAGTTCGCGTTCGAGGAGGTTCATGTAAGATTGACGTTTACGTAAACGTCATGGGTTGATGCATTATTGTAGGGAGAGCGGGGCCATCCTGCTGTCGCCACCGCAACGCCCCTCCAGACGGCTTTTCGACAGATATCGGTCCATGTCCGTGCAAACCTTCACCATCAGCCAGCTCGCGAAGGAGTTCGACCTCACGACGCGCGCCATCCGCTTCTATGAAGACATGGGGCTGCTGACGCCCGAGCGCGCCGGCGTGCAGCGCGTCTACAGCGCGCGCGACCGGGCGCGGCTCACGCTCACGCTGCGTGCCAAGCGCCTGGGCCTGAGCCTGACCGAGGCGAAAGACATTCTCGACATGTACGACAGCCCGCGCGACACCGTGCCGCAGCTGCAGAAGTTCCTTGGCGTGCTGGGCACGCACCGCGCCCAACTCGAATCGCAGTTGGCCGAGCTGCAGGCCAACCTGGCGGAAGTGCGCGAGCACGAAAAAAAGGGCCGCACGGCCCTGGCCAAGGCGCAGAAAGCGGCCAGGACCGCCTGAGATCCCGGCCGAACCACGACTCATCGACAATCACCACCATGTCCGACAATCTTGATGACCTGTTCGCCCACAACCGTGCCTGGTCCGCACAGATGGAACGCGACCGGCCTGGCTTCTTCACCAGCCTGGTGAAGCAGCAGACGCCGCGCTACATGTGGATCGGCTGTTCCGACAGCCGCGTACCCGCCAACCAGATCACCGGCCTGGAGCCGGGCGAGGTGTTCGTGCACCGCAACGTCGCCAACATCGTGGTGCACTCCGACCTCAACGCGCTCTCGGCGATCCAGTTCGCGGTCGAGCACCTGAAGGTCGAGCACATCATGGTGGTGGGCCACTACGGCTGCGCCGGCGTGAAGGCGGCGCTCAGCGGCAAGCGCATCGGCCTGGCCGACAATTGGATCCGCCACATCCAGGACGTGCGCGACCGCCACGCCGTGATGCTCGACTCCCTGCCCGAAGACGTGCGCGTCGACGCACTGTGCGAACTCAACGTGGCCGAGCAGGTGGTCAACGTGGCCGTCAGCACCGTCATGGTCGATGCCTGGGGCCGCGGCCAGAAGGTCAAGATCCACGGCTGGACGTTCGGCGTGCACGACGGCCTGCTGCAGGACCTGGGCCTGAATGTCGACGGCGCCAAGCCGCTCGATGCGGTCTACAAGGCCGCGGTACAGCGCATCCGCTACAAGTGGAGCAAGCCCGCGGGCGCCTCGCCGTCGGCGCAGGCCGGGGCCGACGGGACCGAAGCCATCGAAGCGAGTCCAGTGGTCGACCAGGCCGTCGAAAGCACCGGAACGAAAACCGGCTGAGCCCATGTTCCCGCAGCGTCTCGATTCACCGCTGGCCTACGACATCGCCAAGGCGATGATCGACGGGTTCAATCGCCACTACACGCTGTTCCGAGCCGAGTCGGCGCGCGCCAAGCACCGCTTCGAAACGGCCGACTGGCACGGCCAGCAGCGCGCGCAGCGCGAGCGCATCGAGTTCTACGACCTGCGCGTGAACGAGGCCGTGGCCCGGCTCGAAAAAGAGTTCAAGGCCGGCGAGCAGTCGATGGAGGTGTGGCACCAGGTCAAGCTGCACTTCATCGGCCTTTTGGTGGACCACCACCAGCCCGAGCTGGCCGAGAGCTTCTTCAACTCGGTGACCACGAAGATCCTGCACCGGGCGTACTTCCAGAACGACTTCATCTTCGTTCGCCCGGCCATCAGCACCGAGTACATCGAGCCGCGCGGTGCGCCCACCTACAGGCCCTACTATCCCTCGCACGAGACGCTGGCCGACACCATCGAGCAGATGCTCGACGACTACGGCCTGCAGGGCAGCTTTGCCAACAAGCGGCGCGATGCCGAGCGCGTGGCGCACGCCATCATGGGGCGCTTCCACCAGGTGAAGCTGCGCGCCAATTTCCAGCTGCAGGTGCTCTCGGGGCTGTTCTACCGCAACAAGGGCGCCTACGTGGTCGGCAAGATCATGAACGGCTTCGTCGAGCTCCCGTTCTCGCTGCCGATCCTGCACGACAGCCAGGGCAAGTTCTATGTGGACGCGGCGCTCTTCGGCGAAGACGACCTGCAGATGCTCTTCAGCTTTGCGCGCGCCTACTTCATGGTCGACATGGAAGTGCCTTCGGCCTGCGTGCAGTTCCTGCGCTCGCTCATGCCGCGCAAGCCGCGGGCGGAAATCTACAACGCGCTGGGTTTGGCCAAGCAGGGCAAGACGCTGTTCTACCGCGACTTCCTCTCGCACCTGAACTATTCGAGCGACCGCTTCCGCATTGCGCCCGGCATCAAGGGCATGGTCATGCTGGTGTTCGATCTGCCGTCGTTTCCGTTCGTGTTCAAGGTCATCAAGGACTTCTATCCACCGCAGAAGGACACCACGCGCGAGCAGATCAAGGGCAAGTACCTGCTCGTGAAGCAGCACGATCGCGTGGGCCGCATGGCCGACACGCTGGAGTACAGCGACGTGGGTTTTCCGCTCGACCGCTTCGAGCCCGAGCTGATCGAGGAAATCCGGAAGTTCGCGCCCAGCCAGCTCGAGATCGGCGACCGCGACGTCAACGGGGAGATGGAGCTCGTGCTCAAGCACGTGTACATCGAGCGCCGCATGATCCCGCTCAATATCTTCCTGCAGGAGGCCTTCGATACGCTGGCCGACCCCGAAAGCCCGGCGCATGCCAAGCGCGCGAAGGAGCAGCTCGAGCACGCGGTGGTCGAGTACGGCAACGCCATCAAGGACATGGTGGCGGCCAACATCTTTCCGGGCGACATGCTGTGGAAGAACTTCGGCGTCACGCGCGGCGGCAAGGTCGTCTTCTACGACTACGACGAGATCGAATACATCACCGACTGTCAGTTCCGCAAGGTGCCCGAAGCGCGCAACGAGGAAGAAGAGATGAGCGGCGAGGTCTGGTATTCAGTGGGCCCGAAGGACGTGTTCCCCGAGACCTTCGGCCCTTTCCTGCTCGGCAACGACGCGGTGCGTGAAGCCTTCATGGCGCACCATGCCGACCTGCTCGACGCTGCCTTCTGGCAGCACCACAAGGAACGCATCCGCGCCGGCCAGATGCTGGACGTGTTCCCGTACGAAGAGTCGCAGCGCTTTCCGCATGAGGGCCATGCGACCCATTTCTGATTGAGTCCCGGTCAACGACGACCGCTTTCTTTCAACTTCCCGAAGGAGATCACCATGTCCGAATCCATCGTCATCGTCGGCGCAGCCCGCACCCCCATGGGCAGCTTCCAGGGCGACTTTTCTTCCCTTGCCGCGCACGACCTCGGCGGCGCCGCCATCAAGGCCGCCGTCGAGCGCGCCGGCATTGCGCCCGAGAGCGTGGGTGAAGTGCTGTTCGGCAACTGCCTGATGGCCGGGCAGGGCCAGGCGCCGGCGCGCCAGGCGGCCTACAAGGGCGGCCTGCCCGACAGCGCGGGCGCCGTCACGCTCAGCAAGATGTGCGGCTCGGCCATGAAGGCCGCCATGCTCGCGCACGACCTGCTCCTGGCCGGCACGCACGAGGTGATGGTGGCGGGCGGCATGGAAAGCATGACCAACGCGCCCTACCTCATGCTCAAGGGCCGCGGCGGCTACCGCATGGGCCACGACCGCATCTTCGACCACATGATGCTCGACGGCCTCGAGGACGCCTACCAGCCGGGCCGCTCGATGGGCACCTTCGGCGAAGACTGCGCCGCCAAGTACAAGTTCACGCGCGAGCAGCAAGATGCGTTTGCCATCGCGAGCGTGCAGCGCGCCAAGGCCGCCACCGAATCCGGTGCGTTCAAGGACGAGATCACGCCCGTCACCGTGAAGGGCCGCGGCGGCGACACCGTCATTTCCATCGACGAAGGCCCGGGCAAGGTCAAGCTCGACAAGATCGCCACGCTCAAGCCCGCGTTCAAGAAGGAGAACGGCACCATCACCGCCGCCTCGAGCTCGTCGATCAACGACGGCGCCGCGGCGCTGGTGATGATGACCGAGTCGCACGCGAAGAAGATCGGCGCCAGGCCCATCGCGCGCCTGGTCGGCCATGCCACGCACGCGCAGCAGCCCGAGTGGTTCTCCACCGCCCCCGTCGGCGCCGTGGCCAAGCTGTTCAAGAAGACCGGCTGGAGCGTCAAGGACGTCGATCTGTGGGAAGTGAACGAAGCCTTCGCGGTGGTGCCGATGGCGCTGATGCACGAATTCGACGTTTCGCACGAGATCGTCAACGTGAACGGCGGCGCCTGCGCGCTGGGCCACCCGATCGGCGCCAGCGGCGCGCGCATCATGGTCACGCTGATCCATGCGCTGAAGGCGCGCGGCAAGAAGCGCGGCGTGGCCACGCTGTGCATCGGCGGCGGTGAAGGCACTGCCGTGGCACTCGAGTTGCTTTAACAAAAAACAACCGCCACAAGCGCCCCTTGCCGGGGCGCTTCGTGGTTTTTTTCTCTACGAATACTGCAGACGCCAGGAGATTCTTCATGCGCCCTTTCAATCAACGCACCGTCCTCGCTGCCCTGCTGGCGGCCGCCTTCCTGGCGCCTGCCGCCGGCTGGGCGCAGAAGCGCGACAACGTGCTGTTCCAGGCAGCCACCGATGCGCAGCCCGCGGTGCTCAAGACGCTGGAGCAGCTGGTCAACATCGAAACCGGCACGGGCGATGCCGAGGGCCTTGCCGCGGCTGGCAACTACCTCGAAGGCGAACTGAAGAACCTGGGCTTCACCGTCACGCGCAGCAAGTCCGCCGGGCTTGTGGTGGGCGACAACATCGTCGGCAAGCTCAAGGGCCGGGGCGGCAAGAACCTGCTGCTGATGTCGCACATGGACACCGTGTACCTCAAGGGCACGCTCGCCAAGGCGCCGTTCCGCGTCGAAGGCAACAAGGCCTACGGGCCCGGCATTGCCGACGACAAGGGCGGCAACGCCGTCATTCTGCATACGCTGAAGCTGCTCAAGGACTACGGCGTGCGCGACTACGGCACCATCACCGTGCTGTTCAACACCGACGAGGAAAAGGGCTCCTTCGGCTCGCGCGACCTGATCCAGGAAGAAGCAAAGCAGGCCGACTACGTGCTCTCGTTCGAACCCACGGGCGCGGGCGACGAGAAGCTCTCGCTTGGCACCTCGGGCATTGCCTATGTGCAGGTCAACATCACCGGCAAGGCCTCGCATGCGGGCGCCGCGCCCGACCTGGGCGTGAACGCGCTGGTCGAGGCGTCCGACCTCGTGCTGCGGACCATGAGCATCGACGACAAGGCGAAGCACCTGCGCTTCAACTGGACCATGGCCAAGGCCGGCAACGTGTCGAACATCATTCCTGCGAGCGCCACGCTGA
This genomic window from Variovorax paradoxus contains:
- a CDS encoding MBL fold metallo-hydrolase, with the protein product MNLLERELHYPLGDTLPAPGEALEVAPGVRWIRMRLPFALDHINLWLLRDSLDGVEGWTVVDCCIAHDEARAQWEQVFETQLQGLPILRVIVTHMHPDHIGLAEWLCTRWNAPLWISSTDYHVARVLSTAGDTLAGGDAAARFFASHGLVDLEAVAKIRARTNYYASMVPSVPDRFTRMMDGDTVAINGHAWRCISGYGHAPEHIALYCDELKLLLGGDMMLPRISTNVSVHAGEPEANSLRLFLDSIDKFKALPADTLGLPSHGKPFTGIHRRVDQLQEHHRDRLAELLEACTARPLTAAEGLPILFKRELDLHQMTFAMGETVAHLHLLWFAGQLRRELGPDGIYRFGARSAAARAL
- a CDS encoding glutamate carboxypeptidase codes for the protein MRPFNQRTVLAALLAAAFLAPAAGWAQKRDNVLFQAATDAQPAVLKTLEQLVNIETGTGDAEGLAAAGNYLEGELKNLGFTVTRSKSAGLVVGDNIVGKLKGRGGKNLLLMSHMDTVYLKGTLAKAPFRVEGNKAYGPGIADDKGGNAVILHTLKLLKDYGVRDYGTITVLFNTDEEKGSFGSRDLIQEEAKQADYVLSFEPTGAGDEKLSLGTSGIAYVQVNITGKASHAGAAPDLGVNALVEASDLVLRTMSIDDKAKHLRFNWTMAKAGNVSNIIPASATLNADVRYAQNEDFEAAMKTLEEKAQQKKLPESDVKVVVTRGRPAFNAGEGGKKLVDKAVAYYKEAGGTLGVEERTGGGTDAAYAALSGKPVIESLGLPGFGYHSDKAEYVDISAIPRRLYMAARLIMDLGSGK
- a CDS encoding acetyl-CoA C-acyltransferase → MSESIVIVGAARTPMGSFQGDFSSLAAHDLGGAAIKAAVERAGIAPESVGEVLFGNCLMAGQGQAPARQAAYKGGLPDSAGAVTLSKMCGSAMKAAMLAHDLLLAGTHEVMVAGGMESMTNAPYLMLKGRGGYRMGHDRIFDHMMLDGLEDAYQPGRSMGTFGEDCAAKYKFTREQQDAFAIASVQRAKAATESGAFKDEITPVTVKGRGGDTVISIDEGPGKVKLDKIATLKPAFKKENGTITAASSSSINDGAAALVMMTESHAKKIGARPIARLVGHATHAQQPEWFSTAPVGAVAKLFKKTGWSVKDVDLWEVNEAFAVVPMALMHEFDVSHEIVNVNGGACALGHPIGASGARIMVTLIHALKARGKKRGVATLCIGGGEGTAVALELL
- the aceK gene encoding bifunctional isocitrate dehydrogenase kinase/phosphatase; translation: MFPQRLDSPLAYDIAKAMIDGFNRHYTLFRAESARAKHRFETADWHGQQRAQRERIEFYDLRVNEAVARLEKEFKAGEQSMEVWHQVKLHFIGLLVDHHQPELAESFFNSVTTKILHRAYFQNDFIFVRPAISTEYIEPRGAPTYRPYYPSHETLADTIEQMLDDYGLQGSFANKRRDAERVAHAIMGRFHQVKLRANFQLQVLSGLFYRNKGAYVVGKIMNGFVELPFSLPILHDSQGKFYVDAALFGEDDLQMLFSFARAYFMVDMEVPSACVQFLRSLMPRKPRAEIYNALGLAKQGKTLFYRDFLSHLNYSSDRFRIAPGIKGMVMLVFDLPSFPFVFKVIKDFYPPQKDTTREQIKGKYLLVKQHDRVGRMADTLEYSDVGFPLDRFEPELIEEIRKFAPSQLEIGDRDVNGEMELVLKHVYIERRMIPLNIFLQEAFDTLADPESPAHAKRAKEQLEHAVVEYGNAIKDMVAANIFPGDMLWKNFGVTRGGKVVFYDYDEIEYITDCQFRKVPEARNEEEEMSGEVWYSVGPKDVFPETFGPFLLGNDAVREAFMAHHADLLDAAFWQHHKERIRAGQMLDVFPYEESQRFPHEGHATHF
- a CDS encoding leucine-rich repeat-containing protein kinase family protein, with the protein product MDTLAELRAGRLAGATRLDLSCGLTEFPREIFDLADSLETLNLSGNALDSLPADLGRLHRLRVLFCSDNRFTHLPESLGQCQALEMVGFKANRIRIVPAAALQLPSLRWLILTDNQIENLPEALGQCTAMQKLMLAGNRLRALPESLAACGRLELLRISANRFEALPAWLLALPRLSWLAGAGNPFDMQAEEAAIAAQSVPHVDWRELKLGQKLGEGASGVIHQATQGPASQPVAVKLFKGAVTSDGWPHSEMAASIAAGAHPTLIAAQGRVDGHPDGTQGLVMALVNPSFRTLAGPPSLASCTRDVYAADAQWTSEVALRIARDIASAMRHLHARGILHGDLYAHNILWNAQGGGLLGDFGAAWMTGALDTAQARALQRLEMRAFGCLLEELLERCSDAPPQAMVALKDRCMQADVSARPSFAEAVALLQAELSQ
- a CDS encoding MerR family transcriptional regulator; the encoded protein is MSVQTFTISQLAKEFDLTTRAIRFYEDMGLLTPERAGVQRVYSARDRARLTLTLRAKRLGLSLTEAKDILDMYDSPRDTVPQLQKFLGVLGTHRAQLESQLAELQANLAEVREHEKKGRTALAKAQKAARTA
- the can gene encoding carbonate dehydratase, which produces MSDNLDDLFAHNRAWSAQMERDRPGFFTSLVKQQTPRYMWIGCSDSRVPANQITGLEPGEVFVHRNVANIVVHSDLNALSAIQFAVEHLKVEHIMVVGHYGCAGVKAALSGKRIGLADNWIRHIQDVRDRHAVMLDSLPEDVRVDALCELNVAEQVVNVAVSTVMVDAWGRGQKVKIHGWTFGVHDGLLQDLGLNVDGAKPLDAVYKAAVQRIRYKWSKPAGASPSAQAGADGTEAIEASPVVDQAVESTGTKTG
- a CDS encoding pseudouridine synthase → MTSQRLPLPTRDGVGPSCVGLPQGPWPTIVEFLIERFPAITREAWMARIEASDVVDEHGVPVTAQRRYQAPLRVYYYRTLDAEVRIPFDEQVLFQDDQLLVVDKPPFLPVTPTGKYLQESLLVRLKRKLKLDDLVPLHRIDRSTAGLVLFSVRPETRGAYQAMFPERRIAKHYEAVVPWQPGVSSVPGTYRSRLVDDDHFMRVKEEAGEPNSETRIAVQQTAGGHALLALSPVTGRKHQLRVHCMALGMPIVNDPFYPVLLPSGRDDFDKPLQLLAKSVAFQDPVSGELRSFTSPRSLALPPR